The Nicotiana sylvestris chromosome 6, ASM39365v2, whole genome shotgun sequence genomic sequence AAATTTACAATAGATAAAACTTTGATCTTTACAAAATTATCAAAAAGTTAACAAAAATCAACTCCGGACCCGCTCGATCAAAATTTGGGTCCAAGGGTAGATTCCAACTACCCATAACTCCACGAGTCCATATGcatgatttattttcaaatccgagtccaaATCAACTCTCAAAACAAAATtctgtatttttcaaaaatttgacaAAATTTCCTAATTTTTCCTCTTTGACTAtcataaatttgatgttaaatctaagatataatcatgaCATATGATTGAAAATtgattaaaatcacttacccgATGTTTGTAGATAAAAATCCTCTCTCGAAATCGCCTCCTACCCAGTCTAGGGTTTTATGATATGACAAATGAGACTAAATCCCGACTTTCCAACCCTTATGTtgagttgcagatgtcgcatttgcgacattggTTTCCATTTGTGAACCCTCGCAATTGTGAATCagggatcgcaattgcgaaccctgacaACTTTCACATAAGTCGTATTGGCCACAaaggcttcacaattgcgaagctgACTCCCATTGCAAAAGCGACCAAGTGGTCGCAAATGCTACCCCAAACCAGGACTGCTGACTTCTCAAATGTGAAAGGGTAGTCGCAATTGTGACATCATATCACCCCCTTCGACTTTGCAATTGCAAGGCTGGTGCTCGCAATTGCAACATCAGAGCACCAGCACACCAACAATTACAGTTTAGTCCAAATGATTCCGAATCACGTCCGAAACTCGTTCGAGCCCTCAGGAATCCAAACCAAACactcacacaagtctaaaaatatcatacgaactcgctcgcataatcaaaacacaaaaataacattTAGAACTACAAATCggacatcaaaatgcatgaattcaaaagaaaagttcaagaacttctagaGTTGCAACCAAGCGTCCGAATCCTATCAAATTAACAGATGATATCAAATTTTGCAGAAAACTTCTAAATAGCATAACGAATATATTCCAAGTCCTAAAATCAAATTTCGAACCCGATAGCCAAAAGTCAACATACGGTCAAACTACTAGACCTTAAATTGCTAATTTTCGGaaaaaacaacacaaatcaacctacgtacctccgaattcgattccgggcatacgcccaagtcaaaAACCACGATACGAAGCTATTAGAGCCATCAAAACACTATTCAAGGTtattttcacaaaagtcaaagttTGATTAATAGTTCTAACTTAGGCTTCCAAGCCAAGAACCAAATGGTCTAAATCAACCCGAAATCTTCCCGGAACGAACCAATCAACCCCGTAAGTCATAAGGCCAAAATTACATATGTGTAAAGCATCAAAAGGGAAAACGGGGCGCAATAATACAAAATAACCGGTCGGATCATTATAGTATTATATGGTGTTTTGATCCCCGCGGGTGcttattttacaattttatcTTATCTTACCGCTAAGTCGTCATTTCTAGCATTGGGTTAATGAACTTCCAGCGAATTTTCATTTTTATGCAAAATATAGAGTAATAACGATAGTTTATCGCAGAAAAGTTTAGACTTATGATTTGACCTCTTAATTCAATAACCATCCACGAAATCCGATTTAGTGTTAGGCCATTACAAAACAATACTATACTAgcttttttgaaatttaaaaaaacaaaaaaacaaaaccaGAAGCTTTATGAGATGAGTGATGAGCACAAGGGCATGCACATGTGGTGCAAGTCCCCTATATATTAAACTACTCCAACTTTCCAGTAATACAGTTGAGACTCAAAATTCCTACCAGCTGTTCTATAGCTGTCTTAGTCTCCCCCATGTGACCCCTCCCTCCccttattccccccccccccccaaccaccACCTTTGGTGAATTGATCATTATTGGAGAGAAAGAAAGGTCACAAAGTTTAATTTGCTCCTTAATGAGACAAATCAAAGCTATACATATGGTCTCATGACAATGTCTATATCATATTATCATGAATTAATGTCTCTGTATATGTTCTTTTCTAGTTTGGTTTTCTAGCTACATTCTTAAAACTCCCATTTTTCAAGCTAGTTAGAAAGGAAAAATGGCACACTTACCTCCAAGAGTGCCTAACATGACACCAAATTGGCCTGATTTTTCACTTCAAAAATTGGACAACTTATCTCCCAATGCAACTGCTGCTCACAATAACCCTTTATGGGCGGACGAATTCCTCGACTTCTCGTCGAAACGCGGGTCCCACCGGAGATCGATGAGCGACTCCATCGCATTCTTGGAAACTCCCATGGTGGAGGAATGCAGAAGGCTATCATCAACTCCGGGTTCGGGTGGGACCACTACTCGTAATGAGGAATTTGAGAGGTTTGATGATGAGCAGCAGATCATGTCCATGTTTAATGAGGAACATGACAATATGTCGTGTTCGAACCCGTCGTCGCCGTCTGATTACATCAACGTTAATGAAGATAATAAAAGGATGAATGTAGCCGGCGGCGACCGTGATGGTCAAATGCAGCAGCTTAATGAGGAAGTCCAAAGCTCATGCAAGACTAATGAGGAACCAGCAGCTACTCATGCAAGTATTGAATATTCTTGTGAAAAAGTTGTTGATCCTAAGAGAATTAAAAGGTATATTTATTTTTGACACATATATGCATATAGTTATTCCTGCAACATGCTTTGACATTTTCTCATTAAGGTAATTCTCATTTGTTGCTTAGAGACAGTATTATGTTACTCCTTCCCTTTTAATTTATTGTGACATAATTTGAGTCGGCAcaaattttaagaaagaattcaagatttttgaaatttataGTTCAAAATATGTAAGAACATCTTTGTGATTGTAaaatttttgaaacttgtgacttcaaatataattatacatttttATTAAGGGGTGAACCGAAAGTTTAAAGTTAATTATTGTCATATTTAAAAGTATCATTCATTTTGTAATGAATTAAAAATTACAGTGTGTCACGTAAATTAAAAACAATGAATTATTTATTTTGGAGTATTGATTGTTATGATACGTATTTTAAGCATATAAAGTACAGATATACTCGTTTATGATTAAACTGAAATGTTATATTTGTTTCTATATCTGTCTCTCTGCATGTGGAATTAATGGAGTATATTATAGTATATATTATCATGAATAGTGGTATATATATTTGACAAGGTCTCTTTTTAATAGTACTAAGGTTAGAAATTGTTTACGCTATGGGATCATCTAAAGGTAACTAAacataattacccaattattaaAAGTAATAATatgaaaataaagcaaataacTTTTTAAAGCGCAAGCCAAATTATTTTCAACATTTAATTTTTCAATTGTAAGATAAATCTTTAATTAATTGAATATGTCAGGATATTGGCAAACAGACAATCGGCACAAAGATCACGGGTGAGGAAACTGCAGTATGTGTCGGAGCTGGAACGTAGTGTTAGCACACTTCAAGTATGTAAAATAATTCAGAGAATTTTACTTTTCTACTAACAGTAATTCAAGTAGTTTAATTTCTTTGGAGATTTCATTTAGAATATTTCTTAATTGACCCCTTTTTTTTATTCTGTTTTTTTGAAGGCTGAAGTTTCGGTATTGTCACCAAGAGTTGCATTTCTGGACCATCAACGTTTGGTTCTAAACGTTGACAATAGTGCCCTCAGGCAAAGAATCGCAGCTCTTTCCCAAGATAAATTGTTTAAAGATGgtaaattttctttttttaatttgtaCGGCCCATCCTAATTTATGTGACATTATTTGAATTTAAGAGTCAATTAAGCTTTTCCATGATCATGATTTTTCGAATTGTCAATTAGTGACTTAGTATCTTTTACGTAGTTTTCAAAATGTATTTCAACACAATTTAAAGATTTCATATTTGAATTCacggtcaaaattaaaaaaagcTTGACTTTTTAAATCCAAACGATGCTGCATAAATTGAGACATATTTAGTATCTAGGTAcgttaatttttcttttttcctcgCTGCGTCGATGATCAACCAACGGGTCATGATGATATAACATGTAAAGAGACTAAAACTATACAATTTtgtaaattataaaattaattgcTTATAAGGCAAATATTACTAGaaccaaaaatataatttgtcaGTAGTTGTGGGATCAGAAGTGAAGTTATCCTAATTGATTGTGAACAAAACTAAATGGATCACTAAATTTATGAAAGTTCCATAGTAAGCTACATTTGAGGGTTACTTAGTCTTCACTAATATTGTTTATTTTTCTCGGAAAATATATAGCTCATCAAGAAGcattgaaaagagaaatagagagGTTGAGACAAATTTATTACCAACAGAACCTCAAGCAGATGGAAAACGGTACACAATCAAAGTCACAACCACCAGTTGCTGATTCCAGTGCTATTGAGATGAAAGTACAACTTGTCAATTGATCTCTCCTTTGTGATCCTTCAGCTAGGTACTCCATTTTCTTTTTGTAATTAAAAGAATTTCTAATGTTTGCGAAatgtaaataaaaaattaaaaagccAAAGAGATTAAAAGAAATTACAATAAAAAGGAACATAATTGTCATGTTACTGAAGAAAGAAGATCATTTGGTCTTTCATTCACTAGTCAGTACCaaagtaaaaaatattttctttgtatCAAATGTTTGCCAATTTTAGCTTTTCAAGATTTAGCTCACAATGAATTCTAACtgatatatattttaaaaagtaCTACTTCTTGATAACTTTGATATACTCCATTCTAGTTTATGTAAACCTGtttcctttttggtctgttccaaaaaaatgacccctttctatatttggaaacaatttcgcttaaacttacaattctaccatTAATGAtaaacttttataaccacacaaatactctaggccttttgacttgtttaggatcacaaatttcaaaagtcttcatttttcttaaactaCGTGTGCAGTTTATAGTACATTTTATTTAATTCTTAAATACAACTCATAGTACATTTTATTTAATTCTAATTAAATATCTGAGTTTCAACTTTGGAAACACTAATTAACTTTAAAAAAATTCAGATTAATCATCCATAAGCGCCAAATAATTAATTAGGGTATTGATATAATTGGTTTGTCTTACCGTGCAGGAACAAATAGACTTATGACTGATGGCAGAGGAGAGGCACTTTGGCATATTCATGTGTTGTTGGATCCGCCATGAAAATTTCCTTTATGAGGGGATCTGACAGGATAAGATCACTTGGATCTCAGAATTGATCTCTCATTTTCAGGGACCAAAAGAAGCTTGTTTTACTGCTTAGGCATAGGTGTGTCATTTTTATTCTGATCTTTTCGTTTTATTTTCTTATTGTTGATTTCATTTTTCCTATAACCGCATCTACAAGAATTTTTTATTATTGAAAGAGCAAGTGGAATTTTGTATTGGGTTGTATCAAGGAAAGCAAAAAGGATTTTCACTTGTCAAGAGCTAGAGGAACAAAAATTAGAAAAGTTAATACCCTAAAACCTCCTTAAACTATTACGTTTTTGTCAATTTTCTACTTAAACTATTCGTTATCCCCAAATACCCTCTGAACTATATTGCTCTTTATATTAAAACCCTCTCGTTCCTGATTTCACGTGGACTGATACTAGTCACGATTACTCTGGGAATGCCGGCTTTACTTTTAGaacctgatcccctattaattttATGAGTCGAAGAGATTTATTACCATATGATATAATCAATTGAGTAGGATCTGGTTTTAGTCACGTGGCAGCTTAACAGTTAAGCACAACTATCTATTGAAAAAGGGGTACATACCTGAGTGTCACAGAATCAGGTTCTTTGACTAATTTTTTCAATGTAGCTGTCAGAAACCTTTTCTGATCCAGGGTATTTCATCACCAGATTAAACGTCTATGCTCTTTAATCAATGACATGCGTGTATACCTATTATAGTGTAAGACCGAGTTAAACATTTTACTGCACTTAGACTTgctaattaatttattaaaacatAGCCAATCAGTGAGAAAAGTCAATGATGTCCTAGTTCATTTTGATCAATCCAAGCTCTAAGCAGTTTCTTTTAAAGGGTCCATCCTTAAAGCTTTGGTAAATATATAAGAAATCTTCTCCTGTCTTGCACAACTTCATAGAGATGTGACCCTTTTCTACATTATCTCTCAAAAAGTGATGCCTCACATTAATATGTTTTGTTCTTTtgtgatgaaccaggttctttgcCATGTTCATTGCACTTGTATTATTACAAAATATAGGAACTTGTTCAATCATTACTCCATAATCTTTCAGTTGTTACTTGATTAACAATAGTTGAGCACAATATGAAGTCACAACTACATACTCAACTTCTGTAGTTGGTAGAGCTGTTGTGTTTTATTTCTTTGAAGCCCATGAGAtcagacatgaaccaaggaagcgTGTCACCCCGAATGTGTTCTTTCTATCGATCAAATACCCAGCACATCTGCATCCGCATATCCAATCAAGTCAAATGAATCATCATATGGATACCAACGAACCAGGTCTTGAGcacctttgagatatctcaagaTCCTTTTAACAACCTTTAAGTATGACTCCTTAGGATTGGATAGAATTTTTGCCCAGACCCATACTATACACAATATCTAGCGTATTTGCGGTTAGGTAAAGCAAAGACCCAATCATATCCCTATACTTCTTTTCATCAATAAAGGAACCAGGTTTATCTATATCTAATTTAGTTAAGCAATGGGAGTATCGATTGTC encodes the following:
- the LOC104221537 gene encoding basic leucine zipper 61-like codes for the protein MAHLPPRVPNMTPNWPDFSLQKLDNLSPNATAAHNNPLWADEFLDFSSKRGSHRRSMSDSIAFLETPMVEECRRLSSTPGSGGTTTRNEEFERFDDEQQIMSMFNEEHDNMSCSNPSSPSDYINVNEDNKRMNVAGGDRDGQMQQLNEEVQSSCKTNEEPAATHASIEYSCEKVVDPKRIKRILANRQSAQRSRVRKLQYVSELERSVSTLQAEVSVLSPRVAFLDHQRLVLNVDNSALRQRIAALSQDKLFKDAHQEALKREIERLRQIYYQQNLKQMENGTQSKSQPPVADSSAIEMKVQLVN